In the genome of Ignavibacteriales bacterium, one region contains:
- a CDS encoding HAMP domain-containing histidine kinase, with product MVQAETQARESQIEAALERVRSKAMAMNSSEDLAETVDTFFSELNKLNILPHRCGVGIVDGETRTVDIRATAYTKENISKKIIGSLKLAGHPVLDEIFETWKRQKEYHPVLRGKEILEYYNVMNPQVEFPDFAEDEVQYGYYFYFKEGGVFAWTDKELKEEDLQIFRRYTSVLSLTYRRYIELKEAEKQAIAATKQASLDRVRAEIASMRTSEDLNRITPVIWRELKNLEVPFIRCGVFIVDEEKEKVRVYLTTPDGKSLGVLNLSFDANELTTNTVDYWKKKKVYKEHWNKEEFINWTKSLMKIGQIQNAETYQGSSTPPESLDLHFVPFTQGMLYVGDVNPLADEKLGLVKTLAEAFSIAYARYEDFKNLEEAKNKIELTLHELKAAQAQLVHSEKMASLGELTAGIAHEIKNPLNFVNNFSEVSRELLDEIKTELQNKNEKEVAELIEDLKQNLEKINQHGKRADSIVKGMLLHSRGSSGEKTLTDINDLLEQYVDLAYHGMRAQNKEFNITIEKTYDKSLEKINVVPQDISRVFLNIINNACYAAFDKKKKGFNNFSPTLKVSTINLNGKVEIRIVDNGNGIPANILDKIFQPFFTTKPTGEGTGLGLSLSYDIVTKVHNGELKVETKEGEGTRFIIHLPIV from the coding sequence ATGGTTCAGGCAGAAACGCAAGCAAGAGAATCACAAATTGAAGCAGCGCTGGAGAGAGTTCGTTCAAAAGCTATGGCTATGAATAGTTCTGAGGATCTCGCAGAAACTGTTGATACTTTCTTTTCAGAATTGAATAAGTTAAATATTTTACCTCATCGGTGTGGTGTGGGTATAGTGGATGGTGAAACCCGGACGGTTGATATACGTGCTACAGCATATACAAAAGAAAATATTTCAAAAAAAATTATCGGCAGTCTAAAACTTGCGGGGCATCCTGTGTTAGATGAAATATTTGAAACCTGGAAACGACAAAAGGAATATCATCCTGTTTTACGTGGTAAAGAAATTTTAGAATATTATAATGTCATGAACCCGCAAGTTGAATTTCCTGATTTCGCAGAAGATGAAGTTCAATATGGCTATTATTTTTACTTCAAGGAAGGCGGCGTCTTTGCCTGGACAGATAAAGAACTTAAAGAAGAAGATTTACAGATATTCAGGAGATATACTTCTGTTCTAAGTTTAACGTACAGACGATACATAGAACTAAAAGAAGCTGAAAAACAAGCAATTGCAGCAACAAAACAAGCTTCTCTGGATAGAGTTCGTGCAGAAATTGCCTCGATGAGAACATCAGAAGATTTAAATCGTATTACCCCTGTTATTTGGCGAGAGTTAAAAAATCTTGAAGTGCCGTTTATCCGCTGCGGTGTTTTTATTGTTGATGAAGAAAAAGAAAAAGTGCGGGTTTATTTAACAACACCCGATGGTAAATCATTGGGTGTATTGAACTTATCATTTGATGCAAATGAACTTACAACTAATACGGTTGATTACTGGAAGAAGAAAAAAGTTTATAAAGAACATTGGAATAAAGAAGAGTTTATAAATTGGACAAAGTCATTGATGAAAATAGGGCAGATACAGAATGCAGAAACATACCAGGGTTCATCAACACCTCCGGAATCTCTTGATCTGCACTTTGTACCTTTCACACAAGGTATGCTATATGTTGGCGATGTTAATCCGCTTGCAGATGAAAAACTTGGATTGGTTAAAACGTTAGCAGAGGCTTTCTCAATTGCTTATGCTCGCTATGAAGATTTTAAAAACCTTGAAGAGGCAAAAAATAAAATTGAATTGACTTTACATGAATTGAAAGCTGCACAGGCACAGCTTGTGCATTCAGAAAAAATGGCATCTCTTGGTGAGCTTACCGCAGGTATTGCCCACGAAATAAAAAACCCGCTCAACTTTGTAAATAATTTCTCAGAGGTAAGCCGCGAGCTGCTGGATGAAATTAAAACAGAATTGCAAAATAAAAATGAAAAAGAAGTCGCCGAGTTAATTGAAGACTTAAAACAAAATCTTGAAAAAATAAATCAACATGGTAAACGAGCAGACTCAATTGTGAAGGGAATGCTTCTTCATTCAAGAGGAAGTTCTGGTGAAAAAACTTTAACTGATATAAATGATTTGCTGGAACAGTACGTTGATCTAGCCTACCACGGAATGAGAGCACAGAATAAAGAATTCAACATAACCATAGAAAAAACATATGATAAATCATTAGAAAAAATAAATGTTGTGCCACAGGATATCAGCAGAGTTTTTCTGAACATTATTAATAACGCCTGTTATGCGGCATTCGATAAAAAGAAAAAAGGTTTCAACAATTTTTCACCAACACTTAAAGTTTCAACAATAAATCTTAATGGAAAAGTTGAGATAAGAATTGTTGATAACGGTAATGGAATTCCTGCAAATATCTTAGATAAAATATTCCAGCCGTTCTTTACAACAAAGCCAACAGGAGAAGGAACAGGATTGGGTTTATCCTTGAGTTATGATATTGTTACTAAAGTGCATAACGGTGAGTTGAAGGTAGAGACTAAAGAAGGCGAAGGAACAAGGTTTATTATTCACTTACCAATTGTATGA
- a CDS encoding FIST C-terminal domain-containing protein encodes MKAKSIKGKSPEEIKSALAESMEDGFKPTLAFVFLTEVKEIDTIIAMFDVESITIFGASTSEKFSEDGIDSEAIVVLLLDMNPAGFKLVLKDYNSASAYKCASKAGEEGKNSFDYPAFIISSVDIRIPGEEVIKGLLSKAGMDVTVIGGVAGEHINFTGTLFTNQSKTNSGLIALILDEDKIDIKGAAVSGWKPVGTEKKITKSEGNWVFTIDNEPAMDVIKKFLGTEMLTSNKSDGLDSYPLQFQREARKPIMRPIVLWNKEDQSVMLGAPVEEGSIFRFSLPPDLEVIDTVIESTRSIKENELPDADALLVFSCVGRLSSLGPMVASEIGGLAATWNKPMAGFFSLGEFGKLDDTRPEFHGTTVSWVALKEK; translated from the coding sequence ATGAAAGCAAAATCAATAAAAGGTAAATCACCGGAAGAAATTAAATCTGCACTTGCAGAAAGTATGGAAGATGGATTTAAGCCAACACTGGCTTTTGTATTCTTAACAGAAGTGAAAGAGATCGATACCATTATCGCCATGTTCGACGTGGAGAGCATAACTATCTTCGGTGCAAGTACTTCTGAAAAATTTAGTGAAGATGGAATTGACTCTGAGGCTATCGTTGTATTACTACTGGATATGAATCCTGCTGGTTTTAAGTTGGTTTTAAAAGACTACAATTCAGCTTCTGCATATAAATGCGCCAGCAAAGCGGGAGAAGAAGGCAAAAATTCTTTTGATTATCCTGCATTTATTATTTCCTCTGTTGATATAAGAATTCCAGGTGAAGAAGTGATAAAAGGTTTATTAAGTAAAGCAGGAATGGATGTTACGGTTATAGGTGGTGTGGCGGGAGAACATATAAACTTTACTGGTACCCTCTTTACCAATCAATCAAAAACTAATTCCGGATTAATAGCATTGATCTTGGATGAAGATAAAATTGATATTAAGGGAGCCGCTGTATCGGGATGGAAACCTGTTGGTACAGAAAAGAAGATCACGAAAAGCGAAGGCAACTGGGTTTTTACGATAGACAATGAACCGGCCATGGATGTGATAAAGAAATTTCTTGGAACAGAAATGCTGACAAGTAATAAATCAGACGGACTTGACAGTTATCCGTTACAGTTTCAAAGAGAAGCAAGAAAACCAATTATGCGGCCTATTGTACTATGGAATAAGGAAGACCAATCCGTGATGTTAGGCGCTCCTGTAGAAGAAGGTTCCATATTTCGATTTTCACTTCCGCCTGATCTGGAGGTAATTGATACCGTAATAGAAAGCACAAGAAGCATAAAAGAAAATGAATTACCAGATGCCGATGCTTTGCTGGTTTTTTCCTGTGTAGGCAGGCTGTCCTCATTAGGGCCTATGGTAGCTTCAGAAATAGGGGGTTTGGCTGCTACCTGGAATAAACCGATGGCTGGCTTTTTTTCTCTTGGTGAATTTGGCAAGTTGGATGATACCCGACCGGAATTCCACGGAACCACAGTAAGCTGGGTTGCATTAAAAGAAAAATAA
- a CDS encoding FIST C-terminal domain-containing protein produces the protein MKAKSIKGKSPEEIQSSLLEGMADGFKPTLAIVFLSVKQDRDLICEILEKKDIKIFGATTAGEFIDGEVEGGSTAILLLDMNPAWFKIELIETSQKTAFDDARKFAATGKKIFTNPAFIIANSGVSMDGEPFVEGIIQEFEKSSTPEGREVTIFGGKAGDDLELKSTFVFTNGKSKDSALVALIIDEDKIDVKGIATCGWKAIGTTKTVTKSEGNTVYTIDDKPALDILMNYLGVDIKEDVETDITTFLSSWYYPLELERENADPVIRTAMFANKEDRSLICSGRVPQGSKIKFSMPPDFDSIGKVVADCKTIKDDAQQEADALIMFSCVSRHLAFGMVVKDEIEQVQKIWNAPMAGFFTYGEYGKAKTGKNEYHNNACCVVALKEK, from the coding sequence ATGAAAGCAAAATCAATTAAAGGAAAATCACCTGAAGAAATTCAATCTTCACTATTAGAGGGTATGGCTGATGGATTTAAACCAACTCTAGCAATCGTTTTTTTATCAGTAAAACAAGACCGTGATTTGATTTGTGAAATCTTAGAAAAAAAAGATATAAAAATATTTGGCGCTACTACTGCAGGTGAATTTATAGATGGCGAGGTAGAAGGGGGCAGCACTGCAATTCTGTTGCTCGACATGAACCCCGCCTGGTTCAAAATTGAATTAATAGAAACAAGCCAGAAGACTGCCTTCGACGACGCCAGAAAGTTCGCTGCTACTGGGAAAAAGATTTTTACTAATCCTGCGTTTATAATAGCAAACAGTGGAGTTTCAATGGATGGGGAACCATTTGTTGAAGGCATTATACAAGAGTTTGAAAAATCTTCAACACCTGAAGGAAGGGAAGTAACCATATTTGGCGGGAAAGCCGGAGATGATCTGGAACTCAAATCAACATTTGTTTTTACCAATGGAAAGAGTAAAGACTCTGCACTCGTAGCGCTGATTATTGATGAAGATAAAATAGATGTGAAAGGTATAGCTACCTGCGGGTGGAAGGCTATTGGCACCACAAAAACAGTTACAAAAAGTGAAGGGAATACCGTATATACCATTGACGATAAACCAGCGCTGGATATATTGATGAATTACCTGGGTGTGGATATCAAAGAGGATGTGGAAACGGACATCACGACATTCCTGAGCTCCTGGTATTATCCACTGGAACTGGAAAGGGAAAATGCAGATCCCGTCATACGTACAGCCATGTTCGCCAACAAGGAAGATCGTTCACTGATTTGTTCCGGAAGAGTGCCTCAGGGTTCAAAAATTAAATTTTCAATGCCGCCTGATTTTGATTCCATTGGAAAAGTGGTTGCAGACTGTAAAACCATTAAAGATGACGCACAACAAGAAGCTGACGCACTTATCATGTTTTCATGTGTGAGCAGGCATTTAGCGTTTGGGATGGTAGTAAAGGATGAGATAGAGCAGGTACAAAAAATCTGGAATGCACCCATGGCTGGTTTCTTTACTTATGGTGAATATGGAAAGGCTAAAACCGGGAAAAATGAATATCACAATAATGCCTGTTGCGTGGTTGCATTAAAAGAAAAATAA
- a CDS encoding MFS transporter — translation MLSMKSGQINLKSLPSLSESSFFRYFTFSALYIAQGIPEGLLWYAIPAWLAMNGKSPTEIGSYVAVIGIPWSLKIINAPIMDRFTFLAMGRRRPWVLFGQVGLILSFFSMSLIAHPLDNLYLLMILGFIVSFFEVTQDIAVDGMAIDILPVNQQARANGLMWGSKTLGISGAVATGSWIMSEHGYFYAIISFSIIVSLIIIIPLLLRERPGEKLLPWTNGEASKVAAKIQLHSWKSIFKSLIKVFFLPVSFMMGVAAFSFSTGRGLIDTVLPVFTVQHLGWADTHYSQIFATANLISGILGMIIGGFLIDYFGKVKMISIYLVILILLVGSMSFLRVYWQSEVFITAFIICFYTLVTFTTIAIFASAMQLCWKRISVTQFTLYMAISNLGLAAGAAIMGQLKGFLDWEFVILAYIFFAATMLILMRFINFEQHQKRVDELELRYNESTEGSITVSDHIKNTAEAESK, via the coding sequence ATGCTTTCAATGAAATCCGGTCAGATTAATTTAAAATCGCTTCCATCATTATCTGAAAGTAGCTTTTTCAGGTACTTTACTTTTTCTGCACTTTACATTGCACAGGGAATTCCTGAAGGATTGTTGTGGTATGCCATACCGGCGTGGTTGGCTATGAATGGAAAGAGCCCTACGGAAATAGGTTCATACGTAGCCGTGATTGGTATTCCCTGGAGTTTGAAAATCATAAATGCTCCGATAATGGATAGGTTTACTTTTCTTGCTATGGGAAGAAGAAGACCATGGGTATTATTTGGCCAGGTTGGCTTAATTTTAAGTTTTTTCTCGATGTCTCTTATTGCTCACCCGCTTGATAATTTATATTTATTAATGATACTTGGCTTCATCGTTAGTTTTTTTGAAGTTACTCAGGACATTGCCGTGGACGGAATGGCAATTGATATATTACCTGTAAATCAGCAGGCCAGGGCAAATGGATTAATGTGGGGTTCAAAAACACTTGGAATTAGCGGTGCCGTTGCTACAGGCAGCTGGATAATGAGCGAGCATGGATACTTCTACGCAATAATATCGTTCTCTATAATTGTATCCTTAATAATTATCATTCCTCTTTTACTGAGGGAAAGACCGGGCGAAAAATTATTGCCGTGGACAAATGGGGAAGCTTCGAAAGTTGCGGCGAAAATTCAGCTTCATAGCTGGAAGTCTATTTTCAAAAGTCTTATTAAAGTATTTTTCCTGCCGGTAAGTTTTATGATGGGTGTTGCTGCATTCAGTTTTTCAACAGGACGCGGATTGATCGATACTGTATTGCCGGTATTTACAGTTCAGCATCTTGGATGGGCGGACACTCATTATTCTCAAATTTTTGCGACAGCAAATTTGATTTCCGGAATTCTTGGAATGATCATTGGCGGTTTTCTGATAGACTATTTCGGTAAAGTAAAAATGATCTCTATCTATCTGGTTATCTTAATTTTATTGGTCGGCTCAATGTCATTTCTCAGAGTTTATTGGCAGAGTGAAGTTTTTATAACAGCATTTATAATCTGCTTTTATACACTTGTCACATTTACTACCATTGCAATTTTTGCCTCAGCGATGCAATTATGCTGGAAGCGGATTTCAGTAACTCAGTTTACACTTTATATGGCGATATCAAATCTGGGTTTAGCTGCAGGTGCAGCAATTATGGGACAATTAAAAGGATTTCTTGATTGGGAGTTTGTGATACTTGCATATATTTTCTTTGCGGCTACAATGCTTATACTAATGAGATTCATTAACTTTGAACAACATCAGAAACGAGTAGATGAATTGGAACTCAGGTATAATGAATCCACGGAGGGTTCAATTACGGTTTCTGATCACATCAAAAACACCGCCGAAGCAGAATCGAAATAA
- a CDS encoding nuclear transport factor 2 family protein: MKRSLSMFVLFFSIILFSQISNAQQWSPEQKSVWAGIEEYWAASGSSNPMSFLDYFDDSYLGWSYENETPGGKPEAKKSLAYWFTKGKMQYYIITPSKIWVNGDFAYAHYYYVQVTESPDGKPNTERGRWTDILMKKNGKWMLVGDHGGEIKND; the protein is encoded by the coding sequence ATGAAGCGGTCACTTTCAATGTTCGTTTTGTTCTTTTCAATAATTCTCTTTTCACAGATCAGTAATGCGCAGCAATGGTCACCCGAACAAAAATCAGTTTGGGCGGGCATAGAAGAGTACTGGGCTGCAAGCGGTTCAAGTAATCCAATGTCGTTCCTGGATTATTTTGATGATTCATATCTCGGCTGGTCTTATGAAAACGAAACACCTGGCGGAAAACCAGAAGCAAAAAAATCATTAGCATACTGGTTCACTAAAGGTAAAATGCAGTATTACATAATCACACCATCCAAAATTTGGGTTAATGGAGATTTCGCCTACGCACATTACTACTATGTGCAGGTAACTGAAAGCCCTGATGGAAAACCAAATACCGAAAGAGGACGCTGGACGGATATACTCATGAAGAAAAACGGTAAGTGGATGCTGGTCGGGGATCACGGCGGCGAAATAAAAAATGATTAG
- a CDS encoding RidA family protein: protein MKIRITILLFSFAIIFSSCTNDEKTKQTTEVSKTHDYFLLRPEAEKTFGYSHAVRIGNYLIISGAVSMDDAGVPTAVGDLKQQMKNCYSDLEKVLTHYGYTFDDVVVENIFTTNMAEFLNQSGYRNDIYKKNFPTGTWLEVKGLALPEFMIEIELEAHKSK from the coding sequence ATGAAAATTCGTATAACAATTTTGCTGTTCTCATTCGCTATAATATTCAGTTCGTGTACCAATGATGAAAAAACAAAACAGACAACAGAAGTATCAAAAACACATGACTATTTTCTGTTGCGTCCAGAAGCAGAAAAGACTTTTGGCTACTCACATGCTGTGCGAATTGGAAATTACCTGATTATATCGGGTGCTGTAAGTATGGATGATGCAGGGGTCCCAACCGCAGTCGGTGATCTTAAACAGCAGATGAAAAATTGTTATTCCGATCTTGAAAAAGTTTTAACTCACTACGGCTATACATTCGATGATGTGGTCGTTGAAAATATTTTCACAACCAACATGGCGGAGTTTTTAAATCAATCCGGTTACAGGAATGATATTTATAAAAAGAATTTTCCCACAGGAACATGGCTAGAAGTAAAAGGATTAGCCCTGCCGGAGTTCATGATCGAAATAGAGCTGGAAGCACACAAGTCCAAATGA
- a CDS encoding response regulator, translated as MRSGNFSFTLYYSAFNKVTLTFFMLLYIYGSILFSQPINFRHLTINDGLSQNAVFAILQDSKGFMWFGTTDGLNRYDGYSFKVFNHNPFDTTTVSSNNISFLFEDSRGLIWIGTREADVSIYNQRDGSYNRIKLNSVKNKNFNSEITSIVEDADSNIWISTNNNGLYKVSPVKESRVENPQWFFKVSKIESGIGSNKIYSLLVDSKGILWAGTESNLCKYDRTKNAFIRYFINSKNPSAPNDPSDNSIPSIYEDSKGNFWLGTLSGLVLFDREKESYKTFPHHFDVYRYGWGVIGNIIEDSHGKLWLGTAAELMIFDTKTKSYNYIRNDPFDAKSLSYNLVSGLCMDKTGIVWVGTAGGGINIYDPKANRFSTYVRKKEPDSRVTGFSIRSIIEDDEENIWISTEVLYKWNRATGEFKSFEKSSYDIEAFGNTGGFSMINSSDGKLWICSTEGLFRHDPQQGKIRLYKHTINDESGLPQKNVSAVIEDSKKRIWVTTESYLCRLTDQEKGIFKKYKLQKEHRESNENIRSVIHEDFQNNIWIGTKRGLIHFNSKNESMTLYSTDASDSQSLNENNIKSICADPYEPEKYLWIGTGGGGLNKLDIETKKFTHFTEENGLPNNVVYGILSDSKGNLWLSTNKGLSRFNIKTKSFRNFNVSDGLQSNEFNTGAFYKSKKEEFFFGGINGLNYFYPDSIKENPFKPEIVLTGFKILNTSSSNEKENSIQKNISEIKQINLSHDDNFIQLEFAALDYSAPEKNQYAYILENFNNEWIRSGTVRTATYTNLSPGEYVFRVKGSNNDGVWNEQGISITIIVTPPWWSTWWAYILYGLIFLSGLYGIRQYELNRINLKNQLKIEKVETDSLRNLDQVKSHFFANISHEFRTPLTLILGQIESVMSSDVDTKEKGKLQVANRNARRLLTLINQLLDLSKLEAGSMELNSEQHNIVSFLKSLFYSFESMAEEKNILIRFESECENIQLTFDPDKMEKIFFNLISNAFKFTHAKGEIKVSLIVRHAEFISASSIKWEIPKQARLPVGQVRDDNTKDYVEISIKDNGIGIPADRLPHIFDRFYQVDNSATREHEGTGIGLALTKELVELHKGTITVNSEVGKGTEFIITLPVCDTKSKEEKSVELSLHKTSAEITLEDVSLPDSVLSQTDDIQSPTTQSQQEIILIAEDNTDVRTYIREQLGDQYKICEAMNGEEALLIAQKEIPDLIITDVMMPKKDGYQLSKEIRHDEKTSHIPIIMLTAKAGLDDKIEGLETGIDDYLTKPFSAKELRVRVKNLIYQRARLRKKFSTIRVIKPSEVSTNSVDKIFLEKVTKTIETKFEEEEFGVEILAEEINMSVSQLTRKLNALIDQPPGQLIRSFRLQRAADLLKQNAGTVAEICYKVGFNDQAYFSRAFKKQFGVSPSEYRTS; from the coding sequence ATGCGATCCGGTAATTTTTCTTTTACACTGTATTATTCCGCATTTAATAAAGTAACATTAACTTTTTTTATGCTGCTGTACATCTACGGCAGCATTCTTTTTTCCCAGCCAATTAATTTCCGGCATCTCACAATCAATGATGGTCTGTCACAGAATGCGGTGTTTGCAATTTTACAGGACAGCAAAGGTTTTATGTGGTTTGGAACCACCGACGGTTTAAACCGTTATGACGGATATTCCTTCAAAGTATTCAATCATAACCCGTTCGACACAACAACTGTTTCATCAAACAATATTTCATTTTTATTTGAAGACAGCCGCGGACTAATCTGGATCGGCACACGGGAAGCTGATGTAAGTATTTATAATCAACGTGATGGTTCGTACAATCGGATTAAATTGAATTCAGTAAAGAATAAAAATTTCAATTCAGAGATCACTTCGATTGTTGAAGACGCAGATTCAAATATCTGGATCAGCACAAACAACAACGGTTTATATAAAGTATCGCCAGTAAAAGAAAGTCGTGTTGAAAATCCACAATGGTTTTTTAAAGTAAGTAAGATAGAGTCCGGAATAGGCAGTAATAAAATTTATTCTCTTCTCGTTGATTCAAAGGGAATTTTATGGGCTGGAACGGAAAGCAATCTCTGCAAATATGATAGAACAAAAAACGCATTCATCAGATATTTTATAAATAGCAAGAATCCCTCAGCGCCGAATGATCCGAGTGATAATAGCATTCCGTCAATTTATGAAGACAGCAAAGGAAATTTTTGGCTGGGCACCTTGAGTGGTTTGGTTTTGTTTGACAGAGAAAAAGAGTCCTACAAAACTTTTCCTCATCACTTTGATGTGTACAGGTATGGATGGGGAGTTATCGGAAATATTATTGAAGACAGTCATGGAAAATTATGGCTTGGTACTGCCGCAGAACTTATGATCTTCGACACAAAAACAAAATCATACAACTACATAAGGAACGACCCCTTCGATGCAAAAAGTCTTAGTTACAATCTGGTTTCAGGTTTGTGTATGGATAAGACCGGAATTGTTTGGGTAGGAACAGCTGGCGGCGGAATAAATATTTATGATCCTAAGGCGAACAGGTTTTCAACTTATGTAAGAAAAAAAGAACCTGACTCAAGAGTGACGGGTTTCAGCATTCGTTCAATTATTGAAGACGATGAAGAAAACATCTGGATAAGCACCGAAGTATTGTACAAATGGAACCGGGCTACTGGTGAGTTTAAAAGTTTTGAAAAAAGTTCTTATGATATTGAGGCATTCGGTAACACGGGCGGGTTTTCTATGATCAATTCATCTGATGGAAAATTATGGATTTGTTCAACGGAGGGATTATTCCGGCATGACCCGCAGCAAGGAAAAATTCGTTTATATAAACACACTATTAATGACGAATCCGGCTTACCTCAAAAAAATGTAAGTGCCGTTATAGAAGACTCAAAAAAAAGAATATGGGTCACAACAGAAAGTTATTTATGCCGTTTAACAGATCAGGAAAAAGGAATATTCAAAAAATATAAACTGCAAAAAGAACATCGTGAGAGTAATGAAAACATAAGATCCGTAATTCATGAAGATTTTCAGAACAACATCTGGATCGGTACTAAGCGCGGGCTAATACATTTCAATTCAAAAAACGAATCAATGACTTTATACTCTACCGACGCATCCGATTCTCAAAGTCTTAATGAAAATAATATTAAATCAATCTGCGCTGACCCGTATGAACCAGAAAAATATTTGTGGATAGGAACGGGCGGAGGAGGGCTAAACAAACTTGATATCGAAACAAAAAAATTCACTCATTTTACGGAAGAAAATGGATTGCCCAATAATGTTGTGTATGGAATTCTAAGTGACTCAAAAGGAAATCTATGGTTAAGCACCAACAAAGGGCTCTCGCGTTTCAATATTAAAACAAAATCATTCAGAAATTTTAATGTAAGTGACGGGCTGCAAAGTAATGAATTTAATACGGGCGCGTTTTATAAAAGTAAAAAGGAGGAATTCTTCTTCGGCGGGATAAACGGACTAAATTATTTTTATCCTGATTCAATAAAAGAAAATCCGTTCAAGCCTGAAATAGTTTTAACCGGATTTAAAATCCTAAACACTTCTTCATCAAATGAAAAAGAAAATTCCATTCAGAAAAACATATCTGAAATAAAACAAATAAATTTATCGCATGACGATAATTTTATTCAACTTGAGTTTGCAGCCCTTGACTATTCGGCACCTGAAAAAAATCAATATGCTTACATACTGGAAAACTTTAACAATGAATGGATCAGGTCCGGAACAGTAAGAACAGCCACATACACAAATCTATCTCCCGGCGAATATGTTTTTCGTGTTAAAGGTTCAAACAATGATGGGGTGTGGAATGAACAGGGAATCTCGATTACTATTATTGTTACGCCGCCGTGGTGGAGCACCTGGTGGGCTTATATTTTATATGGGTTAATATTTCTTTCCGGTCTTTACGGGATAAGACAGTATGAACTGAACAGGATAAATCTTAAGAACCAGTTAAAGATTGAAAAAGTTGAAACTGATTCACTCAGAAATCTTGACCAGGTAAAATCGCATTTCTTTGCAAACATATCACACGAGTTCCGCACACCGCTTACACTTATTCTCGGACAGATTGAAAGCGTTATGTCATCTGATGTTGACACAAAAGAAAAAGGAAAACTCCAGGTTGCAAACAGGAACGCAAGACGGCTGCTTACATTGATTAACCAGCTATTGGATTTATCTAAACTCGAAGCCGGTAGTATGGAGTTAAACTCAGAACAGCACAATATAGTATCGTTCCTTAAAAGTCTTTTCTACTCATTTGAATCCATGGCTGAAGAAAAAAATATATTAATCCGTTTTGAATCGGAATGTGAAAATATACAGCTCACTTTTGACCCGGATAAGATGGAAAAAATATTTTTTAATCTTATTTCAAATGCATTCAAGTTCACACATGCAAAAGGTGAAATTAAAGTTTCATTAATCGTACGTCATGCTGAATTTATTTCAGCATCTTCCATAAAATGGGAGATCCCGAAACAAGCTCGCCTGCCGGTCGGGCAGGTTCGGGATGACAATACAAAAGATTATGTTGAAATAAGTATCAAAGATAATGGCATTGGAATACCTGCCGACAGGCTTCCGCATATCTTCGACCGATTTTACCAGGTTGATAACTCTGCCACACGTGAGCACGAAGGAACGGGAATAGGACTGGCGCTCACCAAAGAATTAGTAGAATTACATAAAGGCACAATCACAGTTAACAGTGAAGTTGGAAAAGGAACAGAGTTCATAATTACGCTTCCTGTTTGTGATACAAAAAGTAAAGAAGAAAAATCAGTTGAATTATCTTTACACAAAACTTCTGCTGAAATTACTTTAGAAGATGTTAGTCTCCCTGATTCGGTTCTGTCTCAAACAGATGATATCCAATCTCCGACAACACAAAGCCAGCAGGAGATTATTCTGATAGCCGAAGATAACACTGATGTACGTACATATATTCGCGAACAGTTAGGGGATCAATATAAAATTTGTGAAGCAATGAATGGTGAGGAAGCATTACTTATTGCTCAAAAAGAAATTCCGGATTTAATTATAACAGATGTAATGATGCCGAAGAAAGATGGATATCAACTAAGTAAAGAAATCAGGCATGATGAAAAGACCAGCCACATACCTATTATTATGCTTACGGCAAAGGCAGGGCTTGACGACAAGATTGAAGGACTTGAAACAGGCATAGACGATTATCTTACAAAGCCATTCAGTGCGAAAGAACTAAGAGTAAGAGTAAAGAATTTAATCTATCAAAGAGCCAGGCTTAGAAAAAAATTCAGCACAATTAGAGTAATCAAACCATCGGAAGTATCGACAAATTCTGTCGACAAAATATTTCTTGAAAAAGTAACAAAGACAATTGAAACTAAATTTGAAGAAGAAGAATTTGGTGTTGAAATTCTTGCTGAAGAAATTAATATGAGTGTCTCCCAGCTTACAAGAAAATTAAATGCGCTTATTGATCAGCCACCGGGGCAATTAATAAGATCATTCCGTCTTCAGCGTGCGGCAGACTTGCTTAAACAAAACGCCGGAACAGTTGCAGAAATTTGTTACAAGGTTGGCTTTAACGATCAGGCGTATTTTTCAAGGGCGTTTAAAAAGCAGTTTGGTGTATCACCGTCTGAATATAGGACATCATGA